One genomic region from Nilaparvata lugens isolate BPH chromosome 3, ASM1435652v1, whole genome shotgun sequence encodes:
- the LOC120350625 gene encoding uncharacterized protein LOC120350625 has product MQSSPNTTEVLQRVSPMHLSHCCCQKVGLTSSSIVAQSNDKHDTTSSCTAINNILMQSSPNTTEAEGTPEILGTTSTHVSESQLLSDNDFNFLIDDEVAEQLGLIFYESEMANLSTNGIVTQSDDELDTPLLDNISMKTTSPKTTTTGNKENSANQIQGNSPASRKRKLSRRNCCPYCKRLITNFG; this is encoded by the exons ATGCAGTCATCACCAAATACAACAG AAGTGCTCCAGAGAGTCTCACCCATGCATCTAAGTCACTGTTGCTGTCAGAAAGTTGGGTTgacttcctcttcaattgtgGCGCAAAGCAACGACAAGCACGACACCACTTCCTCATGCACGGCTATCAACAACATCCTTATGCAGTCATCACCAAATACAACAG AAGCAGAAGGCACTCCAGAGATTTTGGGCACCACCTCAACCCATGTGTCTGAGTCACAGTTGCTGTCAGACAATGACTTTAACTTCCTCATCGACGATGAGGTTGCCGAGCAGCTGGGGTTGATTTTTTACGAATCGGAGATGGCCAACTTGTCCACCAACGGAATTGTGACACAAAGCGATGATGAGCTTGACACTCCTCTCCTCGACAACATCAGTATGAAGACAAcatcaccaaaaacaactactacaG GCAATAAGGAAAACTCGGCCAATCAAATTCAAGGAAATTCACCAGCTTCCAGAAAAAGAAAGTTATCTCGAAGAAACTGCTGCCCCTACTGCAAAAGACTCATTACGAACTTCGGTTGA